The following are encoded in a window of Saccharothrix longispora genomic DNA:
- the galT gene encoding galactose-1-phosphate uridylyltransferase has protein sequence MRRTAGKLADGREIIYFDDTPDAPPRHAVDTRDLPRTQPLSEVRRDPLTGEWVAMAAHRQTRTYKPPADLCPLCPSTPGKPTEIPESSYDVAVFENRFPSFAQGVPDLPPTVDGMPMVARAPGRGRAEVVCFTSDHNTSFGQLPPSRVRTVVDVWADRTAALSGLPGVEQVFPFENRGEEIGVTLHHPHGQVYGYPFVTPRTERMLAVAADYRRTHDRPVMGDVLAAERAVGTRVVAEGEHWTAFVPAAARWPVEVHLVPHRQVPDLPALTDAERDDFAALYLTVLRRLDALYDRPLPYIAAWHQAPVRTGRDLAWLHLEVFSILRTADKLKYLAGSESGMGVWVNDATPEQTADRLRTP, from the coding sequence GTGAGGCGCACGGCGGGGAAACTTGCCGATGGTCGGGAGATCATCTACTTCGACGACACACCGGACGCGCCGCCGCGGCACGCCGTGGACACGCGTGACCTGCCCCGGACGCAGCCGCTGTCCGAGGTGCGGCGCGACCCGCTGACGGGCGAGTGGGTGGCCATGGCCGCGCACCGGCAGACCCGCACCTACAAGCCGCCGGCCGACCTGTGCCCGCTGTGCCCGTCCACCCCCGGCAAGCCGACCGAGATCCCCGAGTCGAGCTACGACGTGGCGGTGTTCGAGAACCGGTTCCCGTCGTTCGCGCAGGGCGTGCCGGACCTGCCGCCGACCGTGGACGGGATGCCGATGGTGGCCCGCGCGCCGGGGCGTGGCCGGGCCGAGGTCGTGTGCTTCACGTCGGACCACAACACCTCGTTCGGCCAGTTGCCCCCGTCGCGGGTGCGCACGGTCGTGGACGTGTGGGCCGACCGCACCGCCGCGCTGTCCGGGCTGCCGGGCGTCGAGCAGGTCTTCCCGTTCGAGAACCGCGGCGAGGAGATCGGCGTCACCCTGCACCACCCGCACGGCCAGGTCTACGGCTACCCGTTCGTGACGCCGAGGACCGAGCGGATGCTGGCGGTGGCCGCCGACTACCGGCGCACCCACGACCGCCCCGTCATGGGCGACGTCCTCGCGGCCGAGCGCGCCGTCGGCACCCGCGTGGTGGCCGAGGGCGAGCACTGGACCGCGTTCGTCCCCGCCGCCGCCCGCTGGCCCGTCGAGGTCCACCTGGTCCCGCACCGCCAGGTCCCCGACCTGCCGGCCCTGACGGACGCGGAGCGCGACGACTTCGCCGCCCTCTACCTGACCGTGCTGCGCCGCCTGGACGCCCTCTACGACCGGCCGCTGCCGTACATCGCCGCCTGGCACCAGGCCCCGGTCCGCACCGGCCGCGACCTGGCCTGGCTGCACCTGGAGGTCTTCTCCATCCTCCGCACCGCCGACAAGCTCAAGTACCTGGCCGGCTCCGAGTCGGGCATGGGCGTCTGGGTCAACGACGCCACCCCCGAACAGACAGCCGACCGCCTCCGCACCCCCTGA
- a CDS encoding class I SAM-dependent methyltransferase — MTAFDVGLAGAGCRLEFGDGDSLALPVARWCGDAGGADEVLLDACRGATVDLGCGPGRLVAALAARGVTVLGVDRSALAVALTRARGGAALRRDVLGRLPGAGRWRHVLLADGNIGIGGDPVALLRRARRLLHRHGTALVEVEPPGRGVWRGAARVDGGDWFAWARVDASAVAAVGERAGLPLCRLAERDGRWFAELSRS; from the coding sequence GTGACGGCGTTCGACGTGGGGCTCGCCGGCGCGGGGTGCCGGTTGGAGTTCGGCGACGGCGACTCGCTCGCGCTGCCCGTCGCGCGGTGGTGCGGCGACGCGGGCGGCGCCGACGAGGTGCTGCTCGACGCCTGCCGGGGCGCGACCGTGGACCTCGGGTGCGGCCCCGGGCGGTTGGTGGCGGCGCTGGCGGCGCGCGGCGTCACCGTGCTGGGGGTGGACCGGTCGGCCCTGGCGGTCGCGCTGACCAGGGCGCGGGGCGGGGCGGCGCTGCGGCGCGACGTGCTCGGGCGGCTGCCCGGCGCCGGGCGGTGGCGGCACGTGCTGCTCGCCGACGGCAACATCGGCATCGGCGGCGACCCGGTGGCACTGCTCCGGCGGGCGCGGCGGCTGCTGCACCGGCACGGCACCGCCCTGGTCGAGGTCGAGCCGCCGGGTCGCGGGGTGTGGCGCGGTGCGGCGCGGGTCGACGGCGGCGACTGGTTCGCCTGGGCCCGCGTCGACGCGTCGGCCGTCGCGGCGGTCGGCGAGCGCGCCGGACTGCCGCTGTGCCGGCTCGCCGAGCGGGACGGCCGCTGGTTCGCCGAGCTGAGCCGGTCGTGA
- a CDS encoding DeoR/GlpR family DNA-binding transcription regulator — MLARQRQAVILEEVRRTGAVRVSDLVVRLGVSDMTVRRDLDVLAARGLVEKVYGGATSVVGRSTDEPGFEAKSVRQLPEKEAIAAHAAGLVRPGTAIGLSAGTTTWTLARFLDDIPDLTVVTNSIRVADVLQQSGRTDRTVVLTGGVRTPSDALVGPVAVQALRSLHLDVVFLGVHGMAERSGFTTPNLNESETDRALVDAAGRVVVVADHTKWGTVGISTIAGLDEANVLVTDEGMAEPARAVLGEQVGELVLAHVPGRGEELA, encoded by the coding sequence GTGCTGGCGCGGCAACGACAAGCGGTGATCCTGGAAGAGGTCCGGCGCACGGGAGCGGTCCGGGTGAGCGACCTGGTCGTGCGGCTGGGCGTCTCGGACATGACCGTGCGCCGCGACCTGGACGTGCTGGCCGCGCGGGGCCTGGTGGAGAAGGTGTACGGCGGTGCCACGTCCGTGGTCGGCCGCAGCACCGACGAACCTGGCTTCGAGGCCAAGTCCGTCCGCCAGCTGCCGGAGAAGGAGGCCATCGCCGCGCACGCCGCCGGCCTCGTGCGCCCCGGCACCGCGATCGGCCTGTCCGCGGGCACGACCACGTGGACGCTCGCGCGGTTCCTCGACGACATCCCGGACCTGACCGTGGTGACCAACTCGATCCGGGTGGCCGACGTGCTCCAGCAGAGCGGGCGCACCGACCGCACGGTCGTGCTCACCGGCGGCGTGCGCACGCCGTCCGACGCGCTGGTCGGACCGGTGGCCGTGCAGGCGCTGAGATCGCTGCACCTGGACGTGGTGTTCCTGGGCGTGCACGGCATGGCCGAGCGCTCCGGCTTCACCACGCCCAACCTGAACGAGAGCGAGACCGACCGCGCGCTGGTCGACGCGGCGGGTCGCGTGGTGGTGGTCGCCGACCACACCAAGTGGGGCACCGTCGGCATCTCCACGATCGCCGGGCTGGACGAGGCGAACGTGCTGGTGACGGACGAGGGGATGGCCGAGCCCGCGCGCGCGGTGCTCGGGGAGCAGGTCGGGGAACTGGTCCTGGCGCACGTGCCGGGGCGCGGAGAGGAACTGGCGTGA
- a CDS encoding glycosyltransferase family 2 protein translates to MDVVLPCLDEAAALPLVLGAMPAGYRPLVVDNGSRDGSPDIARSLGAEVVHEPRPGYGAAVHAGVERARSEVVCVLDADGSLDPGDLPALVALLAGADLAVGRRVPSAGSWPWHARAGNAVLAALLRRRGLPVRDIAPVRAFRRRDLLDLGVRDRAFGYPLELLLRANAAGWRVVERDVPYGPRAAGTRSKVSGSVRGTVRAVHDMAGVLR, encoded by the coding sequence ATAGACGTGGTGCTCCCCTGTCTGGACGAGGCGGCGGCGCTCCCGCTGGTGCTGGGCGCGATGCCCGCCGGCTACCGGCCCCTGGTGGTGGACAACGGCTCGCGCGACGGGTCCCCGGACATCGCGCGCTCGCTCGGCGCGGAGGTGGTGCACGAGCCCCGGCCCGGGTACGGCGCGGCGGTGCACGCGGGCGTGGAGCGGGCGCGCTCGGAGGTGGTGTGCGTGCTCGACGCGGACGGCTCGCTCGACCCCGGCGACCTGCCGGCGCTCGTGGCGCTGCTGGCGGGCGCGGACCTGGCGGTCGGGCGGCGCGTGCCGTCGGCGGGCAGCTGGCCGTGGCACGCGCGGGCGGGCAACGCGGTGCTGGCGGCCCTGCTGCGGCGGCGCGGCCTGCCGGTGCGCGACATCGCGCCGGTGCGCGCGTTCCGCCGACGCGACCTGCTCGACCTCGGCGTGCGGGACCGGGCGTTCGGCTACCCGCTCGAACTGCTGCTGCGCGCGAACGCGGCGGGCTGGCGCGTGGTGGAGCGGGACGTGCCCTACGGCCCGCGCGCGGCCGGGACCAGGTCGAAGGTGTCGGGTTCGGTGCGCGGCACGGTGCGCGCGGTGCACGACATGGCGGGAGTGCTCCGGTGA
- a CDS encoding ABC transporter substrate-binding protein, with the protein MTTFYAPQPNRRALLRLILAGAGAAALPGLAACGSDGGGTSADTVSFGNNQSDQVPKDAITAVLRSFEGESGLKVAVNTKQHEQYQEQINNYLQGKPDDVLAWFAGYRMRFFAEKGLTGDLTDVWSKVSSGYEPALKEASTASDGKQYLIPFTQYPWGVFYRKSVWQQRGYEVPKTLDEFVALATRMKSDGLVPIAFAQKQGWPGMGTFDQLNFRINGYQFHVDLMAGQEDWQGPKVREVFDTWKRLLPFHQENALGREWQEAAQSLQQGKSGMFLLGSFVAQQFKGADVDDLDFFAYPEINPEHGQDTVEAPIDGYMMSRKPGNPEGARRLLEFLATPAAQLAYLKADPTAIATSNKADTSGYNALQLKAAQVIKDAAHITQFLDRDTDPRFASDAATNGLNAFIQDPDDVDSVLKGMADQAKTIFTG; encoded by the coding sequence ATGACGACGTTCTACGCCCCGCAGCCCAACCGACGGGCGTTGCTGCGACTGATCCTCGCCGGAGCGGGCGCCGCGGCCCTGCCCGGGTTGGCCGCCTGCGGCTCCGACGGCGGCGGGACCTCGGCGGACACCGTGTCCTTCGGCAACAACCAGTCCGACCAGGTGCCCAAGGACGCGATCACCGCCGTGCTGAGGTCGTTCGAGGGCGAGTCCGGCCTGAAGGTCGCGGTCAACACCAAGCAGCACGAGCAGTACCAGGAGCAGATCAACAACTACCTCCAGGGCAAGCCGGACGACGTGCTGGCCTGGTTCGCGGGCTACCGGATGCGGTTCTTCGCCGAGAAGGGCCTGACCGGCGACCTGACCGACGTGTGGTCGAAGGTCTCCTCCGGGTACGAGCCCGCGCTGAAGGAGGCGTCCACCGCCTCGGACGGCAAGCAGTACCTGATCCCGTTCACCCAGTACCCGTGGGGCGTCTTCTACCGCAAGAGCGTGTGGCAGCAGCGCGGCTACGAGGTGCCGAAGACACTGGACGAGTTCGTCGCCCTCGCCACGAGGATGAAGTCGGACGGCCTCGTGCCCATCGCGTTCGCGCAGAAGCAGGGCTGGCCCGGCATGGGCACGTTCGACCAGCTGAACTTCCGGATCAACGGCTACCAGTTCCACGTGGACCTCATGGCGGGCCAGGAGGACTGGCAGGGCCCGAAGGTGCGCGAGGTGTTCGACACCTGGAAGCGGCTGCTGCCGTTCCACCAGGAGAACGCCCTCGGCCGCGAGTGGCAGGAGGCCGCGCAGAGCCTCCAGCAGGGCAAGTCGGGCATGTTCCTGCTCGGCTCGTTCGTCGCGCAGCAGTTCAAGGGCGCCGACGTCGACGACCTCGACTTCTTCGCCTACCCGGAGATCAACCCCGAGCACGGGCAGGACACCGTGGAGGCCCCGATCGACGGCTACATGATGTCCCGCAAGCCCGGCAACCCCGAGGGCGCGCGCAGGTTGCTGGAGTTCCTGGCCACGCCCGCCGCGCAGCTCGCCTACCTCAAGGCCGACCCCACCGCGATCGCCACGTCCAACAAGGCCGACACGTCGGGCTACAACGCGCTCCAGCTCAAGGCCGCGCAGGTGATCAAGGACGCCGCGCACATCACCCAGTTCCTCGACCGCGACACCGACCCCCGGTTCGCCTCCGACGCCGCCACCAACGGGCTCAACGCGTTCATCCAGGACCCCGACGACGTCGACTCCGTCCTCAAGGGCATGGCCGACCAGGCGAAGACGATCTTCACGGGGTGA
- a CDS encoding proteophosphoglycan 5, protein MALVEVELPDPAWMRARWAAFAAVCAARGWGDSCHADGAVWHYDDGGGNWADLHHLDGGRAVLIGHDHEYSETYHGPAAEYFEEEETDLLAGAPDWWAPPVAAAQETGYWVGFAYGFEDGAWRRAEYEADDGFDSLNPPFADDARCRDLITEFAGSSAPADAVDALIAADADITGPLLTAVIGARPGWDPAAGAAAAHRFRTPTPASRNPSPRES, encoded by the coding sequence GTGGCACTGGTCGAGGTGGAACTGCCGGACCCGGCGTGGATGCGGGCGAGGTGGGCGGCGTTCGCCGCGGTGTGCGCCGCGCGCGGGTGGGGCGACAGCTGCCACGCGGACGGCGCGGTGTGGCACTACGACGACGGCGGCGGCAACTGGGCCGACCTCCACCACCTCGACGGCGGCCGGGCCGTGCTGATCGGGCACGACCACGAGTATTCCGAGACGTACCACGGCCCCGCGGCCGAGTACTTCGAGGAGGAGGAGACCGACCTGCTGGCCGGCGCGCCCGACTGGTGGGCGCCGCCCGTGGCCGCCGCCCAGGAGACCGGGTACTGGGTCGGTTTCGCCTACGGCTTCGAGGACGGCGCGTGGCGGCGTGCCGAGTACGAGGCGGACGACGGCTTCGACTCGCTGAACCCGCCGTTCGCCGACGACGCCCGGTGCCGGGACCTGATCACCGAGTTCGCCGGGTCTTCCGCCCCGGCGGACGCGGTCGACGCCCTCATCGCCGCCGACGCCGACATCACCGGACCCCTGCTGACCGCCGTGATCGGCGCCCGCCCGGGCTGGGACCCGGCAGCCGGCGCCGCCGCAGCCCACCGCTTCCGCACTCCCACCCCCGCGAGTCGTAACCCCAGCCCCCGCGAGTCGTAA
- a CDS encoding trypsin-like peptidase domain-containing protein, with translation MTESEQPHQPQEPQHRSPWARGADQGHEYTGHQQQGAGRPAPDGSAAGVDRSGMGSAGAVQGSAGRPHDDPGAAGNANPGAGDPANEDVDSQAAPQGAAGQSSPGGAGAAQGGAGQAGQGVTGAVQGGAGRTDDGGAGAVQGGAHPTAGQAGTGGFGAVQGGAALPGPGLPGTGSEAWQGGFQRPEQTGPFGAAQTAVQGHPGSPAPSPSGGRPDGPGAPGMPGQPGPYYAPPGSVVTAPPRRGRGKVVAGVAALVLAVGGVAGGVGGYVGYEAADRSGPVANALNQVPPAQQTGSAPEGSIEQVAQKVLPTVVQVQVSGGAGSGFVLSSDGLVLTNNHVVESAAGGGPIKVQLQDGRSFDARIVGRDPSSDLAVVKAEDVRDLPVAELGNSGDLRIGQQVVAVGSPFDLNGTVTSGIVSSLNRPVRAGGEQGSQATVLNAIQTDAAINPGNSGGPLVNMRGQVVGINSAIYSPNSGQSSQGGSVGIGFAIPVDQARRTAKELAETGKATQTVLGVSVGDSKDGGALVREVTSGSAAEAAGVRTGDVITRFGDRPIDSSDALVAAVRSRAPGEKVQLTIGGDRTVEVTLGSQPVEVR, from the coding sequence ATGACCGAGAGCGAGCAGCCGCACCAGCCGCAGGAGCCCCAGCACCGCAGCCCCTGGGCCCGTGGCGCCGACCAAGGTCACGAGTACACCGGTCACCAGCAGCAGGGTGCTGGTCGGCCGGCTCCCGACGGATCGGCGGCAGGGGTCGATCGGTCGGGCATGGGGTCGGCGGGCGCTGTGCAGGGCAGCGCCGGCCGCCCCCACGACGATCCGGGCGCCGCCGGTAACGCGAACCCCGGCGCCGGCGACCCTGCCAACGAAGACGTCGACTCGCAGGCCGCCCCGCAGGGCGCCGCCGGCCAGTCGAGCCCCGGTGGGGCGGGTGCCGCGCAGGGCGGCGCCGGCCAGGCCGGGCAGGGTGTGACCGGTGCCGTGCAGGGCGGCGCCGGTCGGACCGACGACGGTGGGGCGGGTGCCGTGCAGGGCGGCGCCCACCCCACCGCCGGCCAGGCCGGGACGGGTGGGTTCGGCGCCGTGCAGGGCGGCGCCGCGCTCCCCGGTCCCGGTCTGCCGGGAACCGGGTCGGAGGCCTGGCAGGGAGGCTTCCAGCGCCCGGAGCAGACCGGCCCGTTCGGCGCCGCGCAGACCGCCGTCCAGGGCCACCCCGGCTCGCCCGCCCCCTCCCCTTCGGGCGGTCGGCCGGACGGGCCCGGCGCACCGGGGATGCCCGGTCAGCCGGGCCCCTACTACGCACCGCCCGGATCGGTCGTCACCGCGCCCCCGCGTCGGGGTCGGGGCAAGGTGGTCGCCGGGGTCGCCGCACTCGTGCTCGCCGTCGGAGGCGTCGCGGGCGGGGTCGGCGGCTACGTCGGCTACGAGGCGGCCGACCGGTCCGGGCCGGTGGCGAACGCGCTGAACCAGGTCCCGCCCGCCCAGCAGACGGGGTCGGCGCCCGAGGGCTCGATCGAGCAGGTCGCCCAGAAGGTGCTGCCGACCGTCGTGCAGGTGCAGGTGAGCGGCGGCGCGGGGTCCGGGTTCGTGCTCAGCTCCGACGGCCTCGTGCTGACCAACAACCACGTGGTCGAGTCGGCCGCGGGCGGCGGCCCCATCAAGGTGCAGCTCCAGGACGGCCGCTCGTTCGACGCCAGGATCGTCGGCCGCGACCCGTCGTCCGACCTGGCCGTGGTGAAGGCCGAGGACGTGCGGGACCTGCCGGTCGCCGAACTGGGCAACTCCGGCGACCTGAGGATCGGCCAGCAGGTCGTGGCGGTCGGGTCGCCGTTCGACCTCAACGGCACGGTGACCTCCGGCATCGTCAGCTCGCTCAACCGCCCGGTGCGGGCCGGCGGCGAGCAGGGCAGCCAGGCGACCGTCCTGAACGCCATCCAGACCGACGCGGCGATCAACCCCGGCAACTCGGGCGGCCCGCTGGTGAACATGCGGGGCCAGGTCGTCGGCATCAACTCCGCCATCTACAGCCCGAACTCCGGCCAGTCGTCGCAGGGCGGCTCGGTCGGCATCGGCTTCGCCATCCCGGTCGACCAGGCCCGGCGGACCGCGAAGGAGCTGGCCGAGACGGGCAAGGCCACGCAGACCGTGCTGGGCGTGTCGGTGGGCGACTCGAAGGACGGCGGCGCGCTGGTCCGGGAGGTCACGTCGGGCAGCGCGGCCGAGGCCGCGGGCGTGAGGACCGGTGACGTGATCACCAGGTTCGGCGACCGCCCGATCGACAGCTCCGACGCCCTGGTGGCGGCCGTCCGGTCCCGCGCGCCGGGCGAGAAGGTGCAGCTCACCATCGGCGGCGACCGGACGGTCGAGGTGACGCTGGGCAGTCAGCCCGTCGAGGTCCGCTAG
- a CDS encoding TIGR04282 family arsenosugar biosynthesis glycosyltransferase, with product MTPVSLLVVAKAPVPGLAKTRLCPPASPEEAADLAAAALLDTLDAVLRTPGARPVVALTGDLRAARRADEVRAVLRHCAVLPQRGDGFGARLANAHADAHRAHGLPVLQIGMDTPQVTPALLGEAVGLLDGHDVVVGPATDGGWWALGLREPALARRLEDVPMSRDDTGARTVRAFRDRVTAIAPGLSDVDDIAAAHEVARAAPGTRFAGALARLGVLR from the coding sequence GTGACGCCGGTCAGCCTGCTGGTGGTCGCCAAGGCCCCGGTGCCGGGGTTGGCGAAGACGCGGCTGTGCCCGCCCGCGTCACCGGAGGAGGCGGCCGACCTGGCCGCGGCGGCGCTGCTGGACACGCTGGACGCCGTGCTGCGGACACCGGGCGCGCGGCCCGTCGTGGCGCTGACCGGCGACCTGCGCGCGGCCCGGCGGGCGGACGAGGTGCGGGCGGTGCTGCGGCACTGCGCGGTCCTCCCCCAGCGGGGCGACGGGTTCGGGGCGCGGTTGGCCAACGCGCACGCCGACGCGCACCGGGCGCACGGCCTGCCGGTGCTCCAGATCGGCATGGACACGCCCCAGGTCACACCGGCGTTGCTCGGCGAGGCCGTCGGGTTGCTCGACGGGCACGACGTGGTGGTGGGTCCGGCGACCGACGGCGGGTGGTGGGCGCTCGGGCTGCGGGAGCCCGCCCTGGCGCGGCGGCTGGAGGACGTGCCGATGTCGCGCGACGACACCGGGGCGCGGACGGTGCGCGCCTTCCGGGACCGGGTCACCGCGATCGCTCCCGGGCTGTCCGACGTGGACGACATCGCCGCCGCCCACGAGGTGGCGCGCGCGGCGCCGGGCACGCGGTTCGCCGGGGCGCTCGCGCGGCTGGGGGTGCTCCGGTGA
- a CDS encoding beta-galactosidase, with protein MTTWPTGVAGPAWGADYNPEQWPESVWADDVELMRRAGVNLVSVAIFSWARLEVEEGRYEFGWLDRVLDRLHQAGVRVDLATATASPPPWLTTAHADEVLPVTAEGVRLSHGSRQAYCPSSTVYREKAVALARALAERYRDHPALAAWHVNNEYGCHVARCYCDRCATAFRAWLRARHGTLDALNEAWGTAFWSQRYTAWEQVLPPRATPSFGNPGQLLDFDRFSSDALLELFKAERDVLREVTPDVPVTTNFMVTWTFGALDYWKWAAEVDFVSNDHYTRAEDDERHVELAFSADLTRGLAGGAPWLLMEHSTSAVNWQVRNVAKLPGELRRNSYQHLARGADGTLFFQWRQSKAGAERYHSAMVPHAGPDTRVFREVARVGDEYGRLAELLGSTVEARVAIVYDWESRWALGQPAHPTSDFDYQANALALYRSLWHAGATVDFVRPGADLAGYPLVVLPALHLVDDASPYEEHVAGGGHLLVTHLTGTTDTRGHVHLGGYPGPFRRLLGVRTEEFHPLRAGQVVTLDDGSAAAVWTEHLHVEGAEVVASYVDGPLPGVPAVTRHEHGSGVARYLACGLTGDGLDRLVRAALADAGVPPGVPGVEVVRRRGELSGTPVSWLIAVNHGGSDAELPATGVELLTGARASGRQVVPAGGVVVVREEV; from the coding sequence ATGACGACTTGGCCCACCGGTGTGGCAGGCCCGGCCTGGGGCGCGGACTACAACCCCGAGCAGTGGCCCGAGTCCGTGTGGGCCGACGACGTCGAGCTGATGCGGCGGGCCGGGGTCAACCTGGTGAGCGTCGCGATCTTCTCGTGGGCGCGGCTGGAAGTGGAAGAGGGGCGCTACGAGTTCGGCTGGTTGGACCGGGTGCTCGACCGTTTGCACCAGGCCGGTGTGCGGGTGGACCTCGCCACCGCGACCGCCTCGCCGCCGCCGTGGCTCACCACCGCGCACGCCGACGAGGTGCTGCCGGTGACCGCCGAGGGCGTGCGGCTCTCGCACGGCTCGCGCCAGGCGTACTGCCCCAGCTCGACCGTGTACCGCGAGAAGGCCGTCGCGCTGGCCCGCGCCCTGGCGGAGCGCTACCGCGACCACCCCGCGCTGGCCGCGTGGCACGTCAACAACGAGTACGGCTGCCACGTGGCCCGCTGCTACTGCGACCGGTGCGCGACGGCGTTCCGGGCGTGGCTCCGCGCCCGCCACGGCACGCTCGACGCGCTCAACGAGGCGTGGGGGACCGCGTTCTGGAGCCAGCGCTACACGGCCTGGGAGCAGGTGCTGCCGCCGCGCGCCACGCCGTCGTTCGGCAACCCCGGCCAGCTCCTCGACTTCGACCGGTTCTCCTCCGACGCCCTGCTGGAGCTGTTCAAGGCCGAGCGGGACGTGCTGCGCGAGGTGACCCCCGACGTGCCGGTGACCACGAACTTCATGGTGACGTGGACGTTCGGCGCGCTCGACTACTGGAAGTGGGCCGCCGAGGTCGACTTCGTGTCCAACGACCACTACACGCGCGCCGAGGACGACGAGCGGCACGTGGAACTGGCGTTCTCCGCCGACCTCACGCGCGGGCTCGCGGGCGGCGCGCCGTGGCTGCTCATGGAGCACTCGACGTCCGCGGTGAACTGGCAGGTCCGCAACGTCGCCAAGCTGCCCGGCGAGCTGCGGCGCAACTCGTACCAGCACCTCGCGCGCGGCGCCGACGGCACGCTGTTCTTCCAGTGGCGGCAGTCGAAGGCGGGCGCGGAGCGCTACCACTCCGCGATGGTGCCGCACGCCGGCCCGGACACCCGGGTGTTCCGCGAGGTCGCGCGGGTGGGGGACGAGTACGGCCGCCTCGCCGAGCTGCTCGGCTCCACCGTCGAGGCGCGGGTCGCGATCGTCTACGACTGGGAGTCGCGCTGGGCGCTCGGGCAACCCGCCCACCCCACCTCGGACTTCGACTACCAGGCCAACGCGCTCGCCCTGTACCGCTCGCTGTGGCACGCGGGCGCGACCGTCGACTTCGTGCGACCCGGCGCCGACCTGGCGGGGTACCCGCTGGTCGTGCTGCCCGCCCTGCACCTCGTCGACGACGCCTCGCCGTACGAGGAGCACGTCGCCGGCGGCGGTCACCTGCTCGTCACCCACCTGACCGGCACCACCGACACGCGCGGCCACGTGCACCTCGGCGGCTACCCCGGCCCGTTCCGCCGGCTGCTGGGCGTGCGGACCGAGGAGTTCCACCCGCTGCGCGCCGGGCAGGTCGTGACGCTGGACGACGGGTCGGCGGCCGCCGTGTGGACCGAGCACCTGCACGTCGAGGGCGCGGAGGTCGTCGCCTCGTACGTCGACGGCCCGCTGCCCGGCGTGCCCGCCGTGACCCGCCACGAGCACGGGTCCGGCGTCGCCCGCTACCTCGCGTGCGGCCTGACCGGCGACGGGCTCGACCGGCTGGTGCGCGCCGCCCTCGCCGACGCGGGCGTGCCGCCCGGCGTGCCCGGCGTCGAGGTCGTGCGCCGGCGCGGTGAACTGTCCGGGACGCCCGTATCGTGGCTGATCGCGGTCAACCACGGAGGCTCCGACGCGGAGCTGCCCGCCACCGGGGTCGAACTGCTCACGGGTGCACGCGCGTCCGGTCGCCAGGTCGTCCCCGCCGGCGGCGTGGTCGTGGTCAGGGAAGAGGTGTGA
- a CDS encoding molybdopterin-dependent oxidoreductase, whose protein sequence is MAARAASRTSSPHTATRLGAWLGLAFGLCFLTGLLSHLVQHPPGWFAWPTRPVWLYRVTQGVHVTSGVAAIPLLLAKLWTVHPKLFERPLVRGVPHALERGSVLVLLGAAFFELVTGLFNAARNYPWGFFFPPAHYAVAWVAIGALLVHVAVKLPLFRTPAEEVRRGALSRRGFLLATGGAAALAVLATAGGTVPWLRRVSVLGARSTPLPVNRTARAAGVTAAGDGWRLAVGDRRFSLAELEALPQTTADLPIACVEGWSASATWTGVPVRDLLALAGLEPADVVVESLERAGPYRTSTLPARHVRDPLTLLALRLDGEPLPLDHGSPCRIIAPDRPGVLQTKWVVRLGVAA, encoded by the coding sequence GTGGCGGCGAGGGCGGCGTCGCGGACGTCGAGCCCGCACACCGCGACCCGGCTCGGCGCGTGGCTGGGCCTGGCGTTCGGGCTGTGCTTCCTCACCGGCCTGCTCAGCCACCTCGTCCAGCACCCGCCGGGGTGGTTCGCCTGGCCGACGCGACCGGTCTGGCTGTACCGGGTCACGCAGGGCGTGCACGTCACCTCGGGCGTGGCGGCGATCCCGCTGCTGCTCGCCAAGCTGTGGACGGTCCACCCGAAGCTGTTCGAGCGCCCCCTCGTGCGCGGCGTGCCGCACGCCCTGGAGCGCGGCTCCGTCCTCGTGCTGCTCGGTGCGGCGTTCTTCGAACTGGTCACCGGCCTGTTCAACGCGGCGCGGAACTACCCCTGGGGCTTCTTCTTCCCGCCGGCGCACTACGCCGTCGCGTGGGTGGCGATCGGCGCGCTGCTCGTGCACGTCGCCGTGAAGCTGCCGCTGTTCCGGACACCCGCCGAGGAGGTCCGGCGCGGCGCGCTGTCGCGACGCGGTTTCCTGCTCGCCACAGGAGGCGCGGCGGCCCTGGCGGTGCTGGCCACGGCGGGCGGCACGGTGCCGTGGCTGCGGCGGGTGTCGGTGCTCGGGGCCCGGTCCACCCCGCTGCCGGTCAACCGGACGGCGCGGGCGGCCGGCGTGACCGCCGCGGGTGACGGCTGGCGGCTCGCCGTCGGCGACCGGCGCTTCAGCCTGGCCGAGCTGGAGGCCCTGCCGCAGACGACCGCCGACCTGCCGATCGCGTGCGTCGAGGGGTGGAGCGCGTCGGCCACGTGGACCGGCGTGCCCGTCCGGGACCTGCTGGCGCTGGCCGGGCTCGAACCCGCCGACGTCGTGGTCGAGTCGCTGGAGCGCGCTGGGCCCTACCGGACCTCGACGCTCCCGGCGCGCCACGTCCGCGACCCGCTGACCCTGCTCGCGCTGCGCCTCGACGGCGAACCGCTGCCGCTCGACCACGGCTCCCCGTGCCGGATCATCGCGCCCGACCGACCGGGCGTGCTCCAGACCAAGTGGGTCGTGCGGCTGGGGGTGGCGGCGTGA